Proteins encoded together in one Pseudoalteromonas xiamenensis window:
- the birA gene encoding bifunctional biotin--[acetyl-CoA-carboxylase] ligase/biotin operon repressor BirA, with amino-acid sequence MLKGLEGNKLRVLEALNQGGFVSGQALGEQLGISRTAIAKHIASLQEMGIDIFTVSGKGYCLNQSLPLLNPLQIKQELEKKPHTHSSIEVVPVIDSTNTELMRRVQQGQYPAQGHALLAEMQQAGRGRRGKVWQSPFGANLYLSYYWRLDDGIQAAMGVSIVIGLAVYDALNKLYGVSVQLKWPNDVYLDKKKLAGILVEVDGQVEGPCHLVIGVGINLIMPESIAAAIDQPWQDLSSKVGSINKNQLAATLIDCITTRLMQYRRQGIKSMVAQWNNLNVYAGQPVSLSTGQQTWQGICEGIDEQGAVMLRQNGEVKAYYGGELSLRPINSFER; translated from the coding sequence ATGCTAAAAGGACTCGAAGGCAATAAATTGCGGGTATTAGAAGCGTTGAACCAAGGCGGGTTTGTGTCTGGTCAAGCGCTTGGTGAACAACTTGGTATTAGCCGCACCGCCATCGCTAAACATATTGCGTCACTGCAAGAAATGGGTATTGATATTTTTACCGTGAGTGGCAAAGGGTATTGTCTCAATCAAAGCTTGCCGCTTTTGAATCCACTTCAAATTAAACAAGAACTTGAAAAAAAGCCGCACACCCATTCAAGTATTGAAGTTGTACCGGTCATCGATTCCACTAACACCGAATTAATGCGACGTGTACAGCAAGGGCAATATCCAGCGCAAGGGCATGCACTCCTTGCTGAAATGCAGCAAGCAGGACGTGGACGTCGAGGTAAGGTATGGCAGTCACCATTTGGGGCTAATCTGTATTTGAGTTATTACTGGCGTTTGGATGATGGTATTCAAGCCGCAATGGGGGTGTCTATCGTGATCGGCCTTGCGGTGTATGATGCGCTGAATAAATTGTATGGCGTATCGGTGCAACTAAAGTGGCCGAATGATGTTTACCTCGATAAAAAGAAATTGGCCGGCATTCTGGTCGAAGTTGATGGTCAGGTTGAAGGTCCGTGCCACTTAGTGATTGGTGTGGGGATAAATTTGATTATGCCAGAGTCCATAGCCGCAGCTATTGATCAGCCATGGCAAGATTTATCCTCAAAAGTGGGCAGTATTAATAAGAATCAGCTTGCGGCAACGTTAATTGATTGTATTACGACGCGACTCATGCAATATCGTCGTCAAGGAATTAAGTCGATGGTGGCACAGTGGAACAATCTGAATGTATACGCAGGGCAACCTGTTTCGCTCAGTACAGGGCAACAAACGTGGCAAGGTATTTGTGAAGGGATTGATGAACAAGGCGCAGTGATGTTACGCCAGAATGGTGAGGTGAAAGCCTATTACGGCGGCGAGTTATCGCTTCGGCCGATAAATTCGTTTGAACGTTAA
- the murB gene encoding UDP-N-acetylmuramate dehydrogenase encodes MPSLTSYHTFALPASCQRLIEITDVDELRTLDIKEPFCVLGEGSNTIFIENFAGSVIVMKTKGVHIEPRQNDTFIRVAAGENWHLLVEKLVDMDIGGLENLALIPGTVGAAPVQNIGAYGVELAQFVEYVQGYDLKTQEMRKLSNSQCRFGYRDSIFKHELKERFIITEVGLALPHHWQPNLSYGPLAALSSQSISAKLLFEEVIAIRQSKLPDPEIQPNAGSFFKNPVVSGTIASALQSRFPEMPSYPAGPEQTKLAAGWLIEKAGLKGFSLNGVQVYEKQALVLINQEHASGDALKAMIEVIQSKVKAKFGVNLVHEVRLIAATGEVALSVE; translated from the coding sequence GTGCCTAGTTTAACCTCGTATCATACCTTTGCGCTGCCAGCATCCTGTCAACGTCTAATTGAAATAACCGATGTAGATGAGTTACGCACCCTCGATATTAAAGAACCTTTTTGTGTCTTAGGGGAAGGGAGTAATACCATTTTTATCGAAAATTTTGCGGGCAGTGTCATTGTCATGAAAACCAAAGGGGTCCACATTGAGCCTCGCCAAAATGATACCTTCATTCGAGTTGCCGCGGGTGAAAACTGGCATTTGCTTGTAGAAAAATTGGTCGATATGGACATCGGAGGTCTTGAAAACTTAGCATTGATTCCGGGAACGGTTGGGGCTGCACCAGTACAAAATATAGGTGCTTACGGTGTGGAACTGGCTCAATTTGTAGAATACGTTCAAGGCTACGATTTGAAAACGCAAGAAATGCGCAAATTATCGAATTCGCAATGCCGGTTTGGGTATCGAGATTCGATCTTTAAACATGAATTAAAAGAGCGTTTCATTATTACGGAAGTCGGCCTTGCGTTACCCCATCATTGGCAACCAAATTTGAGTTATGGCCCGCTTGCGGCACTGTCGTCACAGAGCATCTCAGCGAAACTCCTCTTTGAAGAGGTAATCGCTATTCGACAAAGTAAATTACCGGATCCCGAGATACAGCCTAATGCAGGTAGTTTTTTTAAGAATCCGGTGGTCAGTGGGACGATAGCGTCAGCACTGCAAAGTCGTTTTCCGGAGATGCCCAGTTACCCTGCAGGCCCGGAGCAAACAAAGTTAGCGGCGGGATGGTTAATTGAGAAGGCGGGTCTAAAAGGTTTTTCATTAAATGGTGTACAGGTTTATGAAAAGCAAGCATTGGTGCTTATCAATCAAGAACATGCCAGTGGGGATGCCCTAAAAGCAATGATTGAAGTCATTCAAAGTAAAGTAAAAGCGAAATTTGGTGTGAACTTAGTTCACGAGGTACGACTAATCGCCGCGACAGGTGAAGTGGCTTTGAGTGTGGAGTAA
- the tuf gene encoding elongation factor Tu: MAKEKFERSKPHVNVGTIGHVDHGKTTLTAAISTVLAKTYGGQAKDFASIDNAPEERERGITINTSHVEYDTPARHYAHVDCPGHADYVKNMITGAAQMDGAILVVAATDGPMPQTREHILLSRQVGVPYIIVFMNKCDMVDDEELLELVEMEVRELLSEYDFPGDDLPLIKGSALQALQGDAAWEAKIIELAEALDSYIPEPERAIDKPFIMPIEDVFSIQGRGTVVTGRVEAGIIRINEEVEIVGIKDTTKTTCTGVEMFRKLLDEGRAGENVGALLRGTKRDEVERGQVLCKPGSIKPHTKFTSEVYVLSKEEGGRHTPFFKGYRPQFYFRTTDVTGNIELPEGVEMVMPGDNIKMTVELICPIAMDEGLRFAIREGGRTVGAGVVATIIE, from the coding sequence ATGGCAAAAGAAAAGTTTGAACGTTCGAAACCGCACGTAAACGTAGGTACAATCGGCCACGTTGACCACGGTAAAACAACTCTAACTGCAGCAATCTCTACTGTTCTAGCAAAAACTTACGGTGGTCAGGCGAAAGACTTCGCGTCAATCGACAACGCACCAGAAGAGCGTGAGCGTGGTATCACAATCAATACTTCACACGTAGAATACGACACACCAGCGCGCCACTATGCGCACGTTGACTGTCCAGGACACGCTGACTACGTTAAGAACATGATCACTGGTGCTGCACAGATGGACGGCGCTATCCTAGTAGTAGCTGCGACTGACGGCCCAATGCCACAAACGCGTGAGCACATCCTACTTTCTCGTCAAGTTGGTGTACCATACATCATCGTATTCATGAACAAATGTGACATGGTTGACGACGAAGAGCTTCTAGAGCTAGTAGAGATGGAAGTTCGTGAGCTTCTTTCTGAGTACGATTTCCCAGGTGATGACCTTCCACTAATCAAAGGTTCAGCACTTCAAGCACTTCAAGGCGATGCTGCTTGGGAAGCGAAAATCATTGAGCTTGCAGAAGCACTTGATTCATACATCCCAGAGCCAGAGCGTGCAATCGATAAGCCATTCATCATGCCTATCGAAGACGTATTCTCAATCCAAGGTCGTGGTACAGTAGTAACAGGCCGTGTTGAAGCTGGTATCATCCGCATCAACGAAGAAGTTGAAATCGTAGGTATCAAAGATACAACGAAGACAACTTGTACAGGTGTTGAGATGTTCCGTAAGCTTCTAGACGAAGGTCGTGCGGGTGAGAACGTTGGTGCACTTCTACGTGGTACTAAGCGTGACGAGGTTGAGCGTGGTCAAGTACTATGTAAGCCTGGTTCAATCAAGCCACACACGAAATTCACTTCAGAAGTATACGTACTTTCGAAAGAAGAAGGTGGTCGTCATACTCCATTCTTCAAAGGCTACCGTCCACAGTTCTACTTCCGTACAACTGACGTAACTGGTAACATCGAGCTACCAGAAGGCGTAGAAATGGTAATGCCTGGTGACAACATCAAGATGACTGTTGAGCTAATCTGCCCAATCGCGATGGACGAAGGTCTACGTTTCGCGATCCGTGAAGGTGGCCGTACAGTAGGTGCTGGTGTTGTAGCTACAATCATCGAGTAA
- a CDS encoding type III pantothenate kinase: MNLYVDVGNTALKMALDKGDSVESVSLSAIPWAQIKAVVVGQVGKRELLSDLINAAKTHNVGVVEANVSPTLKQLKCGYALYQNLGIDRWLAVIACHYLYLNENVIIVDSGTATTVDGLTAAGQHLGGWIIPGLDMMSDSLTRHTQKVFSDLESPFAMEFGVNTPNAVKNGSLVSTLGCVVLAKSQYFQKEGCKVVFTGGYGALLQKHIEDAIFVKDLVLLGLKYWHQNQG; encoded by the coding sequence ATGAATCTTTATGTCGATGTAGGTAACACAGCGCTGAAAATGGCGTTGGATAAAGGCGATTCGGTTGAGTCAGTGTCTTTATCGGCAATTCCATGGGCGCAAATAAAGGCGGTTGTCGTTGGGCAGGTGGGTAAGCGAGAGCTTCTCTCTGATCTCATTAATGCAGCAAAGACTCACAACGTAGGTGTTGTGGAAGCGAACGTGTCGCCAACACTTAAGCAATTGAAATGTGGTTATGCGCTGTATCAAAACTTAGGTATTGATCGCTGGCTTGCTGTCATAGCTTGCCATTACTTATATCTAAATGAAAATGTCATTATTGTTGATTCAGGTACTGCAACAACGGTTGATGGACTCACTGCTGCTGGACAGCATCTTGGTGGTTGGATTATTCCTGGGTTAGATATGATGAGTGACAGCTTAACTCGTCATACCCAGAAGGTCTTCAGCGATTTAGAAAGCCCATTTGCAATGGAATTTGGCGTGAATACACCGAATGCGGTGAAAAATGGCAGTCTTGTGAGTACATTGGGCTGTGTTGTGCTTGCCAAATCACAGTACTTCCAAAAAGAAGGATGCAAGGTTGTTTTTACCGGAGGTTACGGCGCGTTGTTACAAAAACACATTGAAGACGCCATATTTGTAAAAGATTTGGTTTTACTCGGACTGAAATACTGGCACCAAAATCAAGGATAA